Proteins encoded in a region of the Saccharomyces eubayanus strain FM1318 chromosome V, whole genome shotgun sequence genome:
- a CDS encoding glycoside hydrolase family 13 protein, with amino-acid sequence MTISSAHPETEPKWWKEATVYQIYPASFKDSNNDGWGDMKGIASKLEYIKDLGADAIWISPFYDSPQDDMGYDIANYEKVWPTYGTNEDCFXLIEKTHKLGMKFITDLVINHCSSEHEWFKESRSSKTNPKRDWFFWRAPKGYDADGAPIPPNNWRSYFGGSAWTFDETTNEFYLRLFCSTQPDLNWENEDCRKAIYESAVGYWLDHGVDGFRIDVGSLYSKVVGLPDAPVIDENTKWQASDAFTMNGPRIHEFHQEMNKFMRDRVKDGREIMTVGEMQHASDETKKLYTSASRHELSELFNFSHTDVGTSPKFRQNLVPFELKDWKVALAELFRYVNKSDCWSTIYLENHDQPRSITRFGDDSPKNRVVSGKLLSVLLVSLTGTLYVYQGQELGQINFKNWPIEKYEDVEIRNNYKAIKEEHGENSNEMKKFLEAIALISRDHARTPMQWSREEPNAGFSGPTGKPWFYLNESFREGINVEDEQKDPNSVLAFWKEALRFRKAHKDITVYGYDFEFIDLDNKKLFSFTKKYENKTLFAALNFSSDNVDFTIPDDSTSFKLEFGNFPKKEVDASSRTLKPWEGRIYXSE; translated from the coding sequence ATGACTATTTCATCYGCACACCCAGAAACAGAACCCAAATGGTGGAAAGAAGCYACCGTCTACCAAATCTACCCYGCAAGTTTCAARGACTCGAACAACGATGGCTGGGGTGATATGAAAGGTATCGCCTCCAAGTTGGAGTACATCAAAGAYCTYGGTGCCGATGCTATCTGGATTTCACCATTCTACGACTCGCCACAGGACGATATGGGTTACGATATTGCCAACTACGAGAAGGTCTGGCCAACCTACGGGACYAACGAGGACTGYTTCGMSYTGATTGAGAAGACCCATAAGYTAGGCATGAAGTTTATCACCGATTTGGTCATCAAYCATTGTTCCAGTGARCACGAGTGGTTYAAGGAGAGYAGGTCTTCCAAGACYAATCCAAARCGTGAYTGGTTCTTCTGGAGAGCACCTAAGGGCTACGACGCCGATGGCGCTCCAATCCCACCAAACAACTGGAGATCGTACTTCGGSGGTTCCGCATGGACTTTCGACGAAACAACGAACGAGTTTTACTTGCGTTTGTTTTGCTCYACCCAGCCTGATCTCAACTGGGAGAACGAGGACTGCAGAAAGGCAATCTACGAAAGCGCTGTTGGATACTGGTTAGACCACGGTGTTGACGGTTTCAGAATCGATGTGGGGAGTTTGTACTCCAAAGTTGTTGGTCTACCAGACGCTCCTGTGATTGACGAGAACACAAAATGGCAGGCCAGTGATGCTTTCACAATGAATGGACCACGTATTCATGAATTYCACCAAGAGATGAACAAGTTCATGAGAGACAGGGTYAAAGACGGTAGRGAGATTATGACCGTTGGTGAAATGCAACATGCTTCCGACGAGACCAAGAAGTTGTACACAAGTGCATCGAGGCACGAGCTTAGTGAGCTGTTCAACTTTTCTCACACTGATGTTGGAACTTCGCCCAAGTTCCGCCAAAACTTGGTCCCATTTGAATTGAAGGATTGGAAGGTTGCTCTTGCCGAGCTGTTCAGATAYGTTAACAAGAGTGATTGTTGGTCGACTATTTACCTCGAAAATCACGAYCAACCTCGTTCGATTACGAGATTTGGTGACGACTCGCCCAAGAATCGTGTCGTTTCTGGTAAGTTGCTGTCTGTATTGTTAGTGTCACTGACCGGTACTTTGTATGTGTACCARGGACAGGAGCTRGGCcaaatcaatttcaaaaactggCCTATTGAAAAGTACGARGACGTTGAAATCAGAAACAATTACAAGGCGATCAAGGAAGAGCATGGGGAAAACTCGAACgagatgaagaagtttttaGAAGCCATTGCCCTTATCTCCAGAGACCATGCCAGAACACCTATGCAATGGTCGCGCGAAGAGCCAAATGCTGGCTTCTCTGGGCCCACCGGCAAGCCATGGTTCTACTTGAACGAATCTTTCAGRGAGGGAATCAAYGTCGAAGACGAGCAAAAGGATCCAAACTCTGTGCTGGCTTTCTGGAAGGAAGCTTTGAGGTTTAGAAAGGCACACAAGGATATCACTGTTTATGGCTATGATTTTGAGTTCATCGATCTTGACAATAAAAAGCTGTTCAGTTTTACCAAGAAGTACGAGAACAAGACCTTGTTTGCAGCCTTGAACTTTAGCTCTGACAACGTGGACTTTACGATTCCAGATGACAGTACCTCGTTCAAGTTGGAGTTTGGMAACTTYCCAAAGAARGAGGTAGATGCCTCTTCCAGGACTTTGAAGCCATGGGAGGGCAGAATTTACRTATCTGAATGA